The Chryseobacterium aureum genome contains a region encoding:
- a CDS encoding GEVED domain-containing protein → MKNILLVGFLMTGFLSSAQTYCTPAFASGCSGGDVIDTFKIPGAGFNHQDTGCSAGAYGDFTSMTINLNAGLSYDFTVKHDYSDQNVRIWIDFNNDGTFDDSTPELVASASSDFIGGANMTTGQITIPSTVTPGSYRMRVGDRFSSEPIPCNIDGYGEAHDYTVVIGSVPTCFAPTALTVSGITSSTAQISWTAPTSAPAGGYEYYYSTSGTYPAPTTVASGTSTTLSANLPSTLTPATPYYVWVRSVCSGSDKSAWSSAATFMTSCVSVGVPYALDFENVTTPDLPQCTSVVNDGSGNMWKTGDLDAQGFVGNVLQYSYDYANSADTWFFTNGINLTAGVAYRIKYKYANAEGFVYEEKLKVAYGTSATGAGMTNILADHPNIVSSTATSAFVNFTPSATGVYYFGFQAYSDANMNQLYVDDISIDVAPACSEPTAVTTSNITANGTTVSWTAATPVPASGYDIYYSTTNTAPTATTTPNFTGITATTYNIPSLAPATTYYIWVRSACTATSKSVWSTNAAFTTLCVSTGLPYTLDFENVTVPALPGCTIAVNGGTGNNWETSDPPSDSQGFATNVLRYHYNSTNPANTWFYTQGLSLTAGVQYTISYKYGNNSSIYEEKLKVAYGTSPAASAMTNSVADYPAINDETAHTESITFTVPATGVYYFGFNAYSDANQYNLYVDDISINNANLAVSEVSAAKNGIKVYPNPFTDVLNISEVKNVKNVSVTDAAGRLVKTIANPESTIHLGGLMQGVYLVTLEMKDGSKQTIKAIKK, encoded by the coding sequence ATGAAAAATATTTTACTTGTTGGTTTCTTGATGACCGGCTTTTTATCCTCCGCGCAGACTTATTGTACGCCTGCGTTTGCTAGTGGGTGTAGCGGAGGAGACGTGATTGATACCTTTAAAATTCCGGGAGCCGGATTTAATCATCAGGATACAGGCTGTTCTGCTGGTGCATATGGAGATTTTACTTCCATGACAATTAACCTGAACGCAGGCTTAAGTTATGATTTTACAGTTAAACATGATTACAGTGATCAGAATGTACGCATTTGGATAGACTTTAATAATGACGGAACGTTTGATGACAGCACTCCTGAATTGGTAGCTTCTGCAAGCAGCGATTTTATAGGCGGTGCTAATATGACTACCGGACAAATAACGATTCCGTCTACCGTAACTCCGGGTTCCTATAGAATGAGAGTAGGTGACAGGTTCTCCAGTGAGCCTATTCCTTGTAATATTGACGGATATGGAGAAGCTCATGATTATACCGTTGTTATTGGATCGGTTCCCACTTGTTTTGCACCAACCGCTTTAACAGTGTCTGGGATCACCAGCAGTACCGCTCAGATTTCATGGACAGCTCCAACTTCTGCTCCGGCTGGCGGCTATGAATATTATTATTCAACTTCAGGTACTTATCCTGCTCCTACAACGGTAGCTTCCGGAACAAGCACCACGCTTAGTGCTAATTTACCTTCTACACTTACTCCTGCTACTCCTTATTATGTATGGGTGCGTTCTGTATGTAGCGGATCAGATAAAAGTGCATGGTCTTCCGCAGCTACATTTATGACATCTTGTGTTTCTGTAGGAGTGCCCTATGCATTGGATTTTGAAAATGTAACAACTCCGGACCTTCCGCAATGTACCTCAGTAGTTAATGACGGATCCGGAAATATGTGGAAAACAGGTGATCTTGATGCTCAGGGATTTGTGGGGAACGTTCTTCAGTATTCATATGATTATGCCAATAGTGCAGATACATGGTTCTTCACTAATGGAATTAACCTTACAGCAGGGGTGGCATACAGAATCAAATATAAATATGCCAATGCTGAAGGATTTGTGTATGAAGAAAAATTAAAAGTAGCCTATGGAACTTCAGCTACAGGTGCCGGGATGACCAATATCCTGGCAGATCATCCTAATATTGTTTCAAGTACAGCAACAAGTGCATTTGTCAACTTCACACCTTCTGCTACTGGTGTATATTATTTTGGATTCCAGGCATATTCAGATGCGAATATGAACCAGCTGTATGTTGATGATATCAGCATAGATGTAGCACCTGCATGTAGCGAACCTACAGCAGTTACCACTTCAAATATTACAGCAAACGGAACTACTGTTTCCTGGACGGCTGCTACGCCTGTACCGGCGAGTGGGTATGATATTTATTACAGTACAACCAATACAGCCCCTACAGCAACAACTACACCTAACTTTACAGGAATTACTGCAACTACTTATAATATTCCTAGTTTAGCTCCTGCTACTACTTATTATATATGGGTGAGATCTGCCTGTACAGCCACCAGCAAAAGTGTATGGAGCACGAATGCTGCATTTACCACTCTTTGTGTAAGTACAGGTTTACCCTATACACTGGATTTTGAAAATGTTACTGTTCCTGCTCTTCCTGGCTGTACAATAGCTGTAAATGGAGGAACCGGAAATAACTGGGAAACATCCGATCCACCATCAGATAGCCAGGGCTTTGCAACCAATGTATTGAGATATCACTATAACTCTACCAATCCTGCCAATACATGGTTCTATACTCAGGGGTTGAGCCTTACAGCGGGAGTTCAATATACAATCAGCTATAAATATGGAAATAATTCATCTATTTACGAAGAAAAATTAAAAGTAGCTTACGGAACATCACCTGCTGCCTCAGCAATGACTAATTCTGTGGCAGATTATCCTGCAATTAACGATGAAACTGCTCATACAGAATCAATTACCTTTACAGTTCCTGCGACAGGCGTGTACTACTTTGGATTTAATGCGTACTCAGATGCCAATCAATATAATCTGTATGTTGATGATATTAGTATTAATAATGCCAACCTTGCAGTATCTGAAGTTTCTGCAGCGAAAAACGGCATTAAAGTATATCCTAATCCATTCACGGATGTATTGAATATCTCTGAGGTGAAAAATGTGAAAAATGTATCTGTAACAGATGCTGCAGGAAGATTAGTGAAAACAATTGCTAACCCTGAATCTACCATTCATTTAGGAGGTTTAATGCAGGGTGTTTATCTGGTAACTTTAGAAATGAAAGACGGTTCTAAACAGACCATCAAAGCCATTAAAAAATAA
- a CDS encoding ion transporter, with product MEREHNLIPEDTLWKRYLYRIIYRSDTRLGKLFDIILLSLILVSTAIIMMESVPQLDRRFHYTFVILEWIISIFFTMEYSMRIAVVKNKRNYIFSFFGIIDFLALVPFYLSFFFPITKYFLIFRMLRMLRIFRIFNLLDFMNDGYLIVRALKNSSRKIYIFLLFLIIFSVIVGSLMFMVEGGRPGFETIPQSIYWAVVTVTTVGYGDVSPITPLGKFFAVVLMLAGYSIIAVPTGIVTAEMRNKRQNLELICERCGNEDIDDDARYCKKCGKKLA from the coding sequence ATGGAAAGAGAACACAATCTTATTCCTGAAGACACTCTTTGGAAAAGATACCTTTACCGAATCATTTACCGTTCCGATACAAGACTCGGAAAGCTGTTCGATATTATATTACTGTCCTTAATTCTTGTAAGTACCGCTATCATCATGATGGAAAGCGTACCTCAGCTTGACAGAAGATTTCATTATACCTTCGTGATCCTTGAATGGATTATTTCCATATTTTTTACGATGGAATATTCTATGCGGATTGCGGTGGTAAAAAATAAAAGAAACTATATTTTCAGTTTTTTCGGGATTATAGATTTTCTGGCACTTGTTCCTTTTTACCTCAGCTTTTTCTTCCCGATTACCAAATATTTTCTGATTTTCAGAATGCTGAGGATGCTGAGAATCTTCCGAATTTTCAACCTGCTGGATTTTATGAATGATGGGTATCTTATTGTACGGGCTTTGAAAAACAGTTCGAGAAAAATTTATATCTTCCTCCTATTCCTGATTATCTTTTCGGTGATTGTAGGATCACTTATGTTTATGGTAGAAGGCGGCCGGCCGGGATTTGAGACCATCCCTCAATCTATCTATTGGGCGGTAGTCACGGTAACTACGGTAGGATATGGTGATGTCTCTCCTATTACGCCTTTAGGAAAGTTTTTTGCAGTGGTCCTGATGCTTGCCGGTTACTCCATTATTGCAGTTCCTACAGGTATTGTAACGGCAGAGATGAGGAACAAGAGACAAAACCTGGAACTGATCTGCGAGCGCTGCGGGAATGAAGATATTGATGATGATGCAAGGTATTGCAAGAAATGTGGCAAGAAATTAGCTTAA
- a CDS encoding Nif3-like dinuclear metal center hexameric protein: protein MKLKTVLAKIEEEISIRQAEDFDNVGLLCGVYDRDVSGILVCHDALENVVDEAIERNCNLIVCFHPIIFSGLKSLTGKNYVERAVLKAIENKVAIYAIHTAFDNDFFGVNHGICTQLGLKNRKILQPKENNLKQLTVFVPKEYSEKVKEAMFSAGAGSIGFYDECSFTVNGNGTFRPVEGSNPFSGNKGIRENADEDMISVIFEGFKQGQIVGAMKAAHPYEEVAHQVYSLDNKNHHVGLGMYGDLEEEMDEKDFLGFVKEKFGLEVIKHSSFNHKKIKRVGVLGGSGASGIRSAAARKCDAYLTGDLKYHDYFLAESKMLICDIGHYESEQFVTQQLFEILSQKFSTFAISKSIEKTNPVNYFI from the coding sequence ATGAAGCTAAAAACTGTACTAGCAAAGATTGAAGAGGAAATAAGTATCAGACAGGCAGAAGATTTTGATAATGTAGGACTTTTGTGTGGTGTTTATGACCGGGATGTATCGGGGATTCTGGTTTGCCATGATGCTTTGGAAAATGTGGTAGATGAAGCCATTGAGAGAAACTGCAATCTGATTGTATGTTTTCATCCCATTATATTTTCCGGACTGAAATCTTTAACAGGGAAAAACTATGTAGAAAGAGCTGTTTTAAAGGCAATCGAAAATAAAGTAGCCATCTATGCCATTCATACTGCATTTGATAATGATTTCTTTGGAGTGAATCATGGAATATGCACTCAGTTGGGATTAAAAAATAGGAAGATCCTTCAGCCGAAAGAAAATAATTTAAAACAACTTACCGTTTTTGTCCCGAAAGAATATTCAGAAAAAGTAAAAGAAGCCATGTTCTCAGCAGGAGCCGGAAGTATAGGATTCTATGACGAATGCAGCTTTACAGTGAACGGAAACGGTACATTCCGCCCGGTAGAAGGTTCAAATCCTTTCTCCGGAAATAAGGGAATCCGTGAAAATGCCGATGAAGATATGATCTCTGTAATTTTTGAAGGGTTTAAACAGGGGCAGATTGTAGGAGCCATGAAAGCGGCACATCCTTACGAAGAAGTTGCCCATCAGGTTTATAGTCTGGATAATAAAAACCATCATGTGGGATTGGGCATGTACGGTGATCTGGAAGAGGAAATGGATGAAAAGGATTTCCTGGGGTTTGTAAAAGAAAAATTCGGACTGGAAGTGATAAAACATTCCTCTTTCAATCATAAAAAAATCAAAAGAGTAGGAGTGCTTGGCGGTTCAGGAGCCAGTGGTATACGATCCGCAGCAGCCAGGAAATGTGACGCCTATCTCACGGGAGATCTTAAATATCACGACTATTTTTTAGCAGAGTCTAAAATGCTGATCTGTGATATAGGACATTATGAATCAGAACAATTTGTAACCCAACAATTATTTGAAATTTTGTCACAAAAATTTAGTACATTTGCAATTTCAAAATCTATTGAAAAAACAAACCCAGTAAATTATTTCATTTAA
- a CDS encoding T9SS type A sorting domain-containing protein, whose product MKRLLLSCLTAFYYCVSAQVGPPQLTTPNTSNGYGFAQSSGTYTPLSASRTIWQSGATIGTDLVSGAIPLPGPFTFNNQKYSSVYISNNGFITFGVPASSSTYTGLSSDISPTTYEGAFAGFAVNLRNANTTTSEIAYETVGSKFIVQYTDVQGNSASSAQLLNFQIQLDFTAKTVAIVYGNCVSGTATLTGQVGIRGSESSDVNNLTGTNWSSLAVGSSNSSTATLGTTNGTTVPASGLTFTYTPGTWQTPPATYATLPFTESFSAWENGNSTSDLPNASYWRTWPARGDNSWRQSDITTTGFTSASGWTGTSGSATVASPAVAPAARFHSFNCQYASGYMDLYVNLSSGSGNRYLSFDYINPSGTDVLKIQISTDGGNTFTDVGSALGVAASWTSNFLDLGSSSPNAIVRFLAKGDNGSDDIYVDNVKISAITIPDCTIITAPANAATGVSVTPNIKWNPIAGATSYKLSVGTTPGGTNVMNAVDVGNVVTYTLPTANQLLYNTTYYATVQPSSSYGTATACNPVSFVTKNIGCPSVTAPASSATGVSLTPTITWGAVTDATGYKLSIGTATGGTDVMNNVDLGNVTTYTLSTPLNNSTKYYYTVNAYTPTSNSASCTERNFTTVCNAENAPTVPQNFTAFTPTCWSVAKGDVTASSTLTYGSSKWAAETGFANAGSNAAVRINLYGTNTGDWLISQPINLGATPGMFRMKYKMAVTSYLGTTSQTTLGTHQVRVIVSTDGGTTWSNTNVIKTYTGAATYSNTGQTETINLAGYSGNVKIAFVATTSSNTPDIDFHVDDFVVEAIPTCPEPVSPVVANATVSTADLSWTAPATPPANGYEYYYTTNSAVPTNATAASGTSNTTSAPLSGLAPSSTYYVWVRSVCSSADKSPWVGPATFNTACGTVMAPFAQNFDNGVAPYCWNNVNPTATTTDATLFWKFAGSADYGASPANNGKAAGTYAWVDASSPYSGAGANTVQLVTPSVNLTGLTAPLVSFDWFKNHSTVSTTTVSPSTYDNNKLTVEVNNGNGWVVIFSDNTNLNQWRTVAIPLAASYIGTTIQVRFTVDKNVSGNGFYYDDILLDNVEIKQNTSLATSETVIKENKINVYPNPFTDTLTISDISKVKSVSIVDVSGRLVKTIETPASVLQLRDLKEGLYLVVLNMKDGSKQTVKAIKR is encoded by the coding sequence ATGAAGAGATTATTACTTTCGTGTCTGACCGCATTTTATTACTGTGTGTCTGCACAGGTGGGTCCACCTCAGCTTACCACCCCTAATACAAGTAACGGATATGGCTTTGCGCAGTCTTCCGGCACTTATACACCATTGTCTGCGAGCAGAACAATATGGCAGTCCGGTGCAACAATAGGAACAGATTTGGTCTCAGGGGCTATTCCTTTGCCAGGCCCTTTTACTTTTAATAACCAGAAGTATAGTTCTGTTTATATCAGTAACAACGGCTTTATTACATTTGGAGTTCCCGCTTCCAGTTCTACTTACACAGGATTATCTTCCGATATTTCACCAACTACTTACGAAGGAGCTTTTGCAGGTTTTGCTGTCAACTTGCGCAATGCGAATACTACAACGTCTGAGATTGCCTATGAAACGGTTGGGTCCAAATTTATTGTGCAATATACAGATGTACAGGGGAATTCTGCTTCTTCAGCACAGCTTCTAAATTTTCAGATTCAATTAGATTTTACTGCAAAAACAGTTGCTATTGTATATGGAAACTGTGTTTCCGGAACAGCAACTCTTACAGGACAGGTAGGGATAAGAGGATCGGAAAGTTCTGATGTAAATAATTTAACAGGGACAAACTGGTCTTCTCTTGCTGTAGGATCGTCAAACAGCTCCACAGCCACTTTAGGAACTACAAACGGAACAACAGTTCCTGCCTCCGGATTGACATTTACTTACACTCCGGGTACATGGCAAACCCCGCCTGCAACGTATGCTACATTACCTTTTACAGAAAGTTTTAGTGCGTGGGAAAATGGTAATTCAACCTCAGACCTGCCAAATGCCAGCTATTGGAGAACATGGCCGGCGAGAGGGGATAACTCCTGGAGACAGAGCGATATTACAACAACAGGATTTACATCGGCTTCTGGGTGGACTGGTACTAGTGGATCTGCTACAGTTGCTAGCCCTGCAGTAGCTCCAGCAGCCCGATTCCACTCTTTCAACTGCCAGTATGCATCCGGATATATGGACTTATACGTTAATCTCTCTTCGGGTTCTGGTAACAGATACTTAAGTTTTGATTATATCAACCCTTCAGGGACTGATGTTCTGAAAATTCAGATTTCTACAGATGGTGGAAATACATTTACAGATGTAGGGTCAGCATTGGGAGTAGCAGCATCATGGACTTCTAACTTTTTAGATTTGGGATCATCCAGTCCTAATGCAATCGTAAGGTTCTTGGCTAAAGGAGATAACGGAAGTGACGATATTTATGTAGATAACGTTAAAATTTCTGCTATTACAATTCCAGATTGTACAATAATAACGGCCCCTGCTAATGCAGCAACAGGAGTATCCGTAACACCAAATATCAAATGGAATCCTATAGCTGGAGCAACGTCTTACAAACTAAGCGTAGGAACTACGCCGGGAGGTACAAATGTTATGAATGCTGTAGATGTAGGAAACGTGGTTACGTATACGCTTCCGACAGCCAATCAGTTATTGTATAACACCACCTATTATGCAACAGTACAACCATCCAGTAGCTACGGTACAGCTACTGCATGTAACCCGGTATCATTTGTTACTAAAAATATCGGTTGTCCTTCCGTTACTGCACCAGCATCATCTGCAACAGGAGTTTCTCTAACACCTACAATTACATGGGGAGCGGTAACAGATGCTACCGGATATAAACTTTCCATCGGCACTGCAACTGGGGGAACAGATGTCATGAATAATGTTGATTTAGGAAATGTTACAACTTATACCCTTTCCACTCCATTAAATAATTCAACGAAATATTACTATACAGTTAACGCTTATACACCAACAAGTAACTCGGCTTCATGTACAGAACGTAATTTTACGACGGTTTGTAATGCGGAAAATGCCCCAACGGTACCGCAAAACTTTACCGCATTTACTCCAACATGCTGGTCAGTTGCTAAAGGAGATGTTACAGCTTCATCTACTCTAACATACGGATCAAGCAAATGGGCTGCTGAGACTGGTTTTGCTAATGCAGGATCTAATGCAGCCGTAAGAATCAATTTATACGGAACCAATACCGGGGATTGGTTGATTTCTCAACCAATTAATCTTGGAGCTACCCCAGGTATGTTTAGAATGAAGTATAAAATGGCCGTTACCAGCTATTTGGGAACTACTTCACAAACAACTTTAGGTACTCATCAGGTGAGAGTTATTGTGTCCACAGATGGTGGTACTACATGGAGTAACACAAACGTTATAAAAACTTATACGGGAGCAGCAACATATTCTAATACAGGACAAACAGAAACAATTAACCTTGCAGGATATTCGGGGAATGTTAAAATTGCTTTTGTTGCAACAACAAGTTCCAATACTCCCGATATTGACTTCCATGTTGATGATTTTGTGGTAGAAGCTATTCCAACTTGTCCGGAACCGGTTTCTCCTGTAGTGGCTAACGCTACGGTTTCTACTGCCGATCTATCCTGGACAGCTCCTGCTACACCACCAGCTAATGGTTACGAATATTATTACACCACCAATAGTGCCGTTCCTACTAATGCTACAGCAGCTAGTGGAACAAGTAATACTACTTCAGCTCCTTTATCTGGTTTGGCTCCAAGCAGTACATATTATGTTTGGGTAAGATCAGTTTGCAGCTCAGCAGATAAGAGCCCTTGGGTAGGGCCGGCTACTTTTAATACTGCTTGCGGAACAGTGATGGCTCCTTTTGCCCAGAATTTTGATAATGGAGTAGCGCCATACTGTTGGAATAATGTGAATCCTACAGCAACAACTACTGACGCAACCCTTTTCTGGAAGTTTGCAGGATCTGCAGACTATGGTGCAAGTCCGGCTAATAACGGAAAAGCTGCAGGTACATATGCATGGGTAGATGCAAGTTCACCATATTCAGGAGCAGGTGCAAATACTGTACAATTGGTTACTCCTTCTGTAAATTTAACAGGTTTAACAGCCCCGCTTGTTTCTTTTGATTGGTTCAAAAATCATTCTACAGTATCTACTACTACCGTTTCACCTTCTACATATGATAATAATAAACTTACTGTGGAGGTAAACAATGGAAATGGATGGGTTGTTATTTTTAGTGATAATACCAACTTAAATCAGTGGAGAACAGTAGCTATTCCGTTAGCAGCTTCTTATATCGGGACTACTATACAGGTTAGATTTACTGTTGATAAAAATGTGAGTGGTAACGGATTCTACTATGATGACATTCTTTTAGATAATGTTGAAATAAAGCAAAACACTAGTTTGGCAACTTCTGAAACTGTAATAAAAGAGAATAAGATTAATGTATACCCTAATCCGTTTACTGATACGTTAACAATCTCTGACATATCTAAGGTGAAATCTGTTTCCATCGTAGATGTTTCTGGAAGATTGGTTAAAACTATTGAAACTCCTGCTTCAGTACTTCAATTGAGAGATCTGAAAGAAGGATTATATTTGGTAGTACTCAATATGAAAGATGGCTCTAAACAAACTGTTAAGGCTATCAAAAGATAA